The following proteins come from a genomic window of Pyxidicoccus sp. MSG2:
- a CDS encoding acyl-CoA thioesterase — protein MTPLRHRVEHVDTDASGVVHFSRYASLLETAALEELERKGSGLVALEGQGLDLRVRELRISYRAAARFQDWLRLVASVEHVGPASLKLGVKVYREGQEPEPVLLASGSLDMAVVNRESGGPSCIPQTLSAALKQSLSQ, from the coding sequence ATGACGCCCCTGCGCCACCGCGTGGAGCACGTCGACACCGATGCGTCCGGGGTCGTCCACTTCTCGCGCTACGCCTCGCTGCTGGAGACCGCCGCGCTGGAAGAACTGGAGCGCAAGGGCTCGGGGCTGGTGGCGCTCGAAGGACAGGGGTTGGATTTGCGCGTGCGGGAGCTGCGCATCAGCTACCGCGCCGCCGCGCGCTTCCAGGACTGGCTGCGATTGGTGGCCAGCGTGGAGCACGTGGGCCCCGCGAGTCTCAAGTTGGGCGTGAAGGTCTACCGCGAGGGCCAGGAGCCCGAGCCGGTGCTGCTCGCCTCAGGAAGTCTGGACATGGCAGTCGTCAACCGCGAGAGCGGAGGTCCCTCGTGCATTCCCCAAACACTCAGCGCCGCCCTCAAGCAATCCCTCTCCCAGTAA
- a CDS encoding class I adenylate-forming enzyme family protein, with product MNETTTDVAGISLPTIQAFLDRVRDLTESGAPAQHPVARLAASWRTHGLRPGDVVLLALPNGAELLAQVFATLAARGVPALVSPSAPAARQQALVEALPARALVTMRRPAPQALEVDRFTLGGAEVALFPETQTPAARPGEMVLLTSGTSGFASGCVFDLDALFRNASRHADAVGLRAGDTVLVNLPLYYSYSMVAQAFGSLLRGADLVISGPPFQPAAYLRLLAEHGVTVSALTPLLVRSLLQQGGAFPEGLRSLGVGGDVLSPEHVTRLLRQRPRGELYITYGLSEAGPRVATLAAHAEPAHRFASVGLPLPGTQVSLVPRGPGGQKELLVSSDTLMKRRIGFVEGEKLNAWRGPHLLATGDIFDIDAEGYLYFQGRLSDFIVRGSEKISMASVRRLATTLPGVLTARTQIVPGVEGDDYEMILTVADEGRSMDHVSEALSRLLRLAERPRRIQVVSADGATAALHK from the coding sequence ATGAATGAAACGACCACGGACGTGGCGGGCATCTCCCTGCCGACCATTCAAGCGTTTCTGGACCGCGTCCGGGACCTCACGGAGTCCGGAGCCCCGGCGCAGCACCCGGTGGCGCGGCTCGCGGCCTCCTGGCGGACGCACGGCCTGCGGCCGGGAGATGTCGTCCTGCTGGCCCTCCCGAACGGAGCGGAACTGCTGGCCCAGGTCTTCGCGACTCTCGCCGCGCGTGGGGTGCCCGCGCTGGTGTCTCCCTCCGCGCCCGCCGCGCGACAGCAGGCGCTCGTGGAGGCACTCCCAGCGCGCGCGCTGGTGACCATGCGCCGTCCCGCCCCCCAGGCCCTGGAGGTGGACCGTTTCACTCTCGGCGGAGCCGAGGTGGCCCTGTTCCCCGAAACGCAGACGCCGGCCGCCCGGCCCGGAGAGATGGTCCTGCTCACCTCGGGCACCTCGGGCTTCGCCAGTGGCTGCGTATTCGACCTCGATGCGCTCTTCCGGAACGCGAGCCGTCACGCGGACGCCGTCGGTCTGCGCGCCGGGGACACCGTGCTGGTGAACCTGCCGCTCTACTATTCGTACTCCATGGTGGCCCAGGCCTTTGGCTCGCTGCTGCGAGGCGCGGACCTGGTCATCAGCGGGCCCCCCTTCCAGCCCGCCGCGTACCTGCGGCTGCTGGCCGAGCACGGCGTCACCGTGTCCGCCCTGACGCCGCTGCTGGTGCGCTCGCTGCTCCAGCAGGGCGGCGCCTTCCCCGAGGGGCTGCGCTCCCTGGGCGTCGGAGGGGACGTCCTCTCTCCAGAGCACGTGACACGGCTGCTGCGCCAGCGGCCCCGGGGCGAGCTGTACATCACCTATGGCCTGTCCGAAGCCGGACCTCGAGTCGCCACGCTGGCAGCCCACGCCGAGCCGGCCCACCGCTTCGCCTCCGTGGGCCTGCCGCTCCCGGGGACGCAGGTGTCGCTCGTCCCCCGGGGCCCCGGCGGCCAGAAGGAGCTGCTGGTGTCCTCGGACACGCTGATGAAGCGGCGCATCGGCTTCGTGGAGGGCGAGAAGCTGAACGCCTGGCGTGGCCCCCACCTGCTGGCCACGGGGGACATCTTCGACATCGACGCGGAGGGCTACCTGTACTTCCAGGGACGGCTCTCCGACTTCATCGTCCGGGGCAGCGAGAAGATCTCCATGGCCTCCGTGCGCCGCCTGGCCACCACGCTTCCCGGCGTGCTCACGGCGCGCACGCAAATCGTCCCCGGCGTGGAGGGCGACGACTACGAGATGATCCTCACGGTGGCGGACGAGGGGCGCTCGATGGACCACGTGTCCGAGGCGCTCTCCCGCCTCCTGCGGCTCGCGGAGCGCCCACGACGCATCCAGGTCGTCTCCGCGGACGGAGCCACCGCCGCGCTTCACAAGTGA
- a CDS encoding aminotransferase class III-fold pyridoxal phosphate-dependent enzyme, producing MKVPAPGGRLDPAELDRLRAGLALHMDHYGGGRLPFACLQARGLVQQMVPLEGEGAGRVLEVLDASGGYASACLGAGHPCLHQALRDGLERGYVTDELGSLERTLLLEELFGPGGRWADRFPGSDYHASGRNSGSEGLELALRLVLESGFDRRRLSVKAGREARRTVLAFEGAWHGWTGGLVPLLNRRHYRVGLPPPTTERPFGLDVAFLPFGQVEPLERFFAEQGSKLSAVFVEPIQGDAGILVPPPGYLRKLAGLCREHGVLLVADEVLTFAKTGRFFAMTDEQGPIPTDITVIGKSLGMGAVSTSMVIARRELTVRSSGAVSTSDLRPLTCALMRAGLRYVEEERLVERAGPLGEELRARLQRDVVEAFPELFLEVRGLGYMNGIELTERAASSLTRLRHRLLESGVFVEFMAGAGRRSHGLRYLFPAMRIAPPLIAGEEDLRHIVERIREGTRRFVEAGP from the coding sequence GTGAAGGTGCCCGCTCCAGGAGGAAGACTGGACCCCGCGGAGCTGGACCGGCTGCGTGCCGGACTGGCGCTGCACATGGACCACTACGGCGGCGGGCGCCTGCCCTTCGCCTGCCTGCAGGCGCGCGGGCTCGTCCAGCAGATGGTCCCGCTGGAAGGCGAAGGCGCGGGCCGGGTGCTGGAGGTGCTGGACGCGAGCGGCGGCTACGCCAGCGCCTGCCTGGGCGCGGGCCACCCCTGCCTCCATCAGGCGCTGCGGGACGGCCTGGAGCGCGGCTACGTCACCGACGAGCTGGGCTCGCTGGAGCGGACGCTGCTCCTGGAGGAGCTGTTCGGCCCCGGGGGCCGCTGGGCGGATCGCTTCCCGGGAAGTGACTACCACGCGAGCGGCCGCAACTCCGGCTCCGAGGGACTGGAGCTCGCGCTGCGGCTGGTGTTGGAGTCGGGCTTCGACCGGCGGCGCCTGTCGGTGAAGGCGGGCCGTGAGGCGCGGCGGACCGTGCTGGCCTTCGAGGGCGCCTGGCATGGGTGGACGGGCGGCCTGGTGCCCCTGCTCAACCGCCGGCACTACCGTGTCGGCCTGCCTCCACCGACCACCGAGCGTCCCTTCGGCCTGGACGTTGCGTTCCTGCCCTTCGGCCAGGTGGAGCCGCTGGAGCGCTTCTTCGCCGAGCAGGGCTCGAAGCTGTCCGCGGTCTTCGTCGAGCCCATCCAGGGCGACGCCGGCATCCTCGTGCCACCGCCGGGCTATCTGCGGAAGCTGGCCGGGCTGTGCCGTGAGCACGGCGTGCTCCTGGTGGCGGACGAGGTGCTCACCTTCGCGAAGACGGGCCGCTTCTTCGCCATGACGGACGAGCAGGGGCCCATCCCCACCGACATCACCGTCATCGGCAAGAGCCTGGGCATGGGAGCCGTCTCCACGTCCATGGTCATCGCGCGGCGCGAGCTGACCGTGCGCTCCAGCGGCGCGGTGTCCACGTCGGACCTGCGGCCCCTCACCTGCGCGCTGATGCGCGCCGGCCTCCGGTACGTCGAGGAGGAGCGCCTCGTCGAGCGCGCCGGCCCCCTGGGCGAGGAGCTGCGTGCCCGGCTCCAGCGGGACGTGGTGGAAGCCTTCCCGGAGCTGTTCCTGGAGGTCCGGGGCCTGGGCTACATGAACGGCATCGAGCTGACCGAGCGCGCCGCCAGCAGCCTCACCCGCCTGCGCCACCGGCTCCTCGAGTCCGGCGTCTTCGTGGAGTTCATGGCCGGGGCGGGCCGGCGCTCCCACGGGCTGCGCTACCTGTTCCCCGCGATGCGCATCGCCCCGCCACTCATCGCGGGCGAGGAGGATCTGCGGCACATCGTCGAGCGCATCCGCGAAGGCACTCGGAGGTTCGTGGAGGCGGGGCCATGA
- a CDS encoding beta-ketoacyl-[acyl-carrier-protein] synthase family protein: MVAPVAVTGAAWSTALGHGLGDVWRRLLAGEHGFVEVDSPHRLRNALAAAIPPPGDGPARRLRRLAEETLRRALAEAGLDAGGPGTRFVLGTSLGAWLDEACEREAPLHAWADEVARTVGAREAPVCLSTACSSGSDAILVGAELIRAGAAEVCVCGGVDVLTPSKRLAHSALSTMSPTRPRAFDARHDGMLLGEGAGFLVLESLAHARERSAPLLAVFRGAGSANDAASMTSPDPAAMGARLAMERSLSDAGVAAGDIGLVNAHGSATPANDRAETEAFRAVFGAGPRPLVFATKGAFGHTLGATGAMEAIALILGLREGVVPPIAGLEQPDADFPCPLPMGRPVRHEERIGLSLTLGFGGFDTSLVFEVPR; the protein is encoded by the coding sequence ATGGTAGCGCCCGTCGCTGTGACGGGGGCCGCGTGGAGCACGGCCCTCGGCCACGGACTCGGCGACGTGTGGCGGCGGCTGCTGGCCGGCGAGCACGGCTTCGTCGAGGTGGACTCCCCGCACCGGCTGAGGAACGCGCTGGCCGCGGCCATTCCTCCACCCGGTGACGGCCCCGCGCGCCGGCTGCGGCGCCTGGCAGAGGAGACGCTGCGCCGCGCGCTGGCCGAGGCGGGACTGGACGCGGGCGGCCCCGGCACGCGCTTCGTGCTGGGGACGAGCCTGGGGGCCTGGCTCGACGAGGCGTGCGAGCGCGAAGCGCCGCTCCACGCCTGGGCGGACGAGGTGGCCCGCACGGTGGGCGCGCGCGAGGCGCCGGTCTGCCTGTCCACTGCGTGCTCCTCGGGCTCCGATGCCATCCTGGTGGGCGCGGAGCTCATCCGCGCCGGGGCGGCGGAGGTGTGCGTCTGCGGCGGCGTGGATGTCCTCACCCCGAGCAAACGGCTGGCGCACTCGGCGCTCTCCACCATGTCCCCCACCCGGCCGCGCGCCTTCGACGCGCGGCATGACGGCATGCTGCTGGGCGAGGGCGCCGGCTTCCTCGTGCTGGAGTCCCTGGCCCATGCCCGGGAGCGCTCAGCGCCGCTGCTCGCCGTCTTCCGGGGGGCGGGCTCGGCCAACGACGCGGCGAGCATGACGTCTCCGGACCCCGCCGCCATGGGGGCCCGGCTGGCGATGGAGCGCTCTCTCTCGGACGCCGGCGTGGCGGCGGGAGACATCGGGCTCGTCAACGCTCACGGCTCGGCCACGCCCGCCAATGACCGCGCGGAGACGGAGGCCTTCCGCGCCGTCTTCGGGGCGGGGCCACGTCCGCTGGTCTTCGCGACGAAGGGCGCCTTCGGCCACACCCTCGGCGCCACCGGCGCCATGGAGGCGATTGCGCTCATCCTCGGGCTGCGCGAGGGCGTGGTGCCGCCCATCGCCGGCCTGGAGCAGCCCGACGCGGACTTCCCCTGCCCGCTCCCCATGGGCCGGCCGGTGCGGCACGAAGAGCGAATCGGCCTGAGCCTCACGCTCGGCTTCGGAGGCTTCGACACCTCGCTCGTCTTCGAGGTCCCTCGATGA
- a CDS encoding NAD(P)H-quinone oxidoreductase: MRAVIYEGSGGPEVVKLREVARPVPTREALLVKVQATALNRADLLQRHGEYQVPEGQSPIPGVEVAGTVEAWGEDVKGFTRGQRVYGVVEGGGLADYCLLDQGMANPIPTGFDFAEAAATAESCLTANETLFTLGQLQQGQAVLIHAAASSIGTTMVQMARHVGATTFCTVGTPRKVEALRALGADEVFNYREQDFVSEVLRLTRGEGVPLVMDFIGGAWLERNLAVLGHEGCLVMVGLLDGMTAQVDLLRIVQRRLQLKGSSLRLRPMREKREVNARFRQRWLEVLARGELRPVIHARYPLEDVGVALADMEANRNIGKLVLTLEGKSSHA, encoded by the coding sequence ATGCGGGCCGTCATCTACGAAGGCTCCGGCGGGCCGGAGGTGGTGAAGCTGCGCGAAGTCGCGAGGCCCGTGCCCACGCGGGAGGCGCTGCTGGTGAAGGTGCAGGCCACCGCGCTCAACCGCGCGGACCTGCTGCAGCGCCACGGCGAGTACCAGGTCCCCGAGGGCCAGTCCCCCATCCCCGGCGTGGAAGTCGCTGGCACCGTGGAGGCCTGGGGCGAGGACGTGAAGGGCTTCACCCGGGGGCAGCGCGTCTACGGCGTGGTGGAGGGTGGCGGGCTGGCCGATTACTGCCTGCTGGACCAGGGCATGGCCAACCCCATCCCCACCGGCTTCGACTTCGCGGAGGCCGCGGCCACCGCGGAGTCCTGCCTCACCGCCAACGAGACGCTCTTCACCCTCGGCCAGCTTCAGCAGGGACAGGCGGTGCTCATCCACGCGGCGGCAAGCAGTATCGGCACCACCATGGTGCAGATGGCCCGGCACGTGGGAGCCACCACCTTCTGCACCGTGGGCACACCGCGGAAGGTGGAGGCCCTGCGCGCCCTGGGTGCCGACGAGGTCTTCAACTACCGGGAGCAGGACTTCGTCAGCGAGGTCCTCCGCCTGACGCGCGGCGAGGGCGTCCCGCTGGTGATGGACTTCATTGGCGGCGCCTGGCTGGAGCGCAACCTCGCCGTGCTGGGGCATGAGGGGTGCCTGGTGATGGTGGGGCTGCTCGACGGCATGACGGCCCAGGTGGACCTGCTGCGCATCGTGCAGCGCCGCTTGCAACTCAAGGGCTCCTCCCTGCGGCTGCGGCCCATGCGCGAGAAGCGCGAGGTGAATGCGCGCTTCCGCCAGCGCTGGCTGGAGGTGCTCGCCCGGGGCGAGCTGCGCCCCGTCATCCACGCGCGCTACCCGCTGGAGGACGTGGGGGTGGCGCTGGCGGACATGGAGGCGAACCGCAACATCGGGAAGCTCGTACTCACACTCGAAGGGAAATCCAGCCATGCATGA
- a CDS encoding 3-hydroxyacyl-ACP dehydratase FabZ family protein: MRQWLRHRHPMILLDRIVDHEPGKFLEALISISGNLDCIAGHFPERAIYPGSNLIQAFAQAGIILYQMSTSLLAEDELTLIGSVESRFLQVVVPGDQVLLRVQVSRLAGGLFVYSGKATVGTRRVAAFRASLVRTKVSELGSPLW, encoded by the coding sequence CTGCGCCAGTGGCTCCGCCACCGGCACCCGATGATTCTGCTGGACCGCATCGTGGACCACGAGCCCGGGAAGTTCCTCGAGGCCCTCATCTCCATCTCGGGGAACCTGGACTGCATCGCGGGCCACTTCCCCGAGCGCGCCATCTACCCCGGCAGCAACCTCATCCAGGCCTTCGCCCAGGCCGGCATCATCCTCTACCAGATGAGCACGTCGCTCCTGGCGGAGGACGAGCTGACGCTGATTGGCTCGGTGGAGAGCCGGTTCCTCCAGGTCGTCGTCCCGGGCGACCAGGTGCTGCTGCGCGTCCAGGTGAGCCGCCTGGCCGGAGGCCTCTTCGTCTACTCGGGCAAGGCGACGGTGGGCACCCGCCGCGTGGCGGCGTTCCGCGCCAGCCTCGTCCGCACCAAGGTCTCGGAGCTGGGCTCGCCGCTATGGTAG
- a CDS encoding acyl carrier protein, with protein MHEELTTNIKKILINNLFVELPPEQIGADDGLQSVIGLDSVGFLELRVICEDEFGVRISDEDFNADNFRTLNQLVSLIVGLKTRAQGGAW; from the coding sequence ATGCATGAAGAGCTGACGACAAACATCAAGAAGATCCTGATCAACAACCTGTTCGTCGAACTTCCCCCGGAGCAGATCGGCGCGGATGACGGCCTGCAGTCCGTCATCGGCCTGGACTCGGTGGGCTTCCTCGAGCTGCGCGTCATCTGCGAGGACGAGTTCGGCGTGCGCATCTCCGACGAGGACTTCAACGCGGACAACTTCCGGACGTTGAACCAGCTCGTGTCGCTCATCGTGGGCCTGAAGACCCGGGCCCAGGGAGGCGCGTGGTGA
- a CDS encoding coronafacic acid synthetase yields the protein MSLSPHTKTSLVIRGSAAAWGGGPNPYAARVKTSVRYADPMAWALVLAIGEATEPLGEDFRGAVDRCSLIQVGPEAPAEALSQAASEALRGFASPIRFPAATPSAPTGLACIVHGLRGPTLALTLPVAEGAAIALALSAAWLARGVVDYALIGTAASVPGGPPRAACAVLSRGEGPGVAPALLVKTLLPRASHP from the coding sequence ATGAGCCTGTCTCCTCACACCAAGACGTCCCTCGTGATCCGTGGCAGCGCGGCGGCATGGGGCGGTGGGCCCAATCCGTACGCGGCGCGGGTGAAGACCTCCGTGCGCTACGCGGACCCGATGGCCTGGGCCCTCGTGCTCGCCATTGGCGAGGCCACCGAGCCGCTGGGCGAGGACTTCCGGGGCGCGGTGGATCGCTGCTCGCTCATCCAGGTGGGCCCCGAGGCGCCAGCGGAGGCCTTGTCCCAGGCCGCGAGCGAGGCGCTGCGCGGCTTCGCCTCGCCCATCCGCTTTCCCGCGGCCACCCCGAGCGCGCCCACGGGCCTGGCCTGCATCGTCCATGGCCTCCGCGGACCGACGCTCGCCCTGACCCTGCCCGTGGCGGAGGGAGCCGCCATCGCCCTGGCGCTCTCCGCCGCATGGCTCGCGCGAGGCGTCGTCGACTACGCGCTCATCGGGACGGCGGCTTCCGTGCCCGGCGGCCCGCCCCGCGCCGCCTGTGCGGTGCTCTCGCGAGGCGAGGGCCCGGGCGTCGCCCCGGCGCTCCTGGTGAAGACCCTTCTCCCCCGAGCCTCGCACCCATGA